The proteins below come from a single Canis aureus isolate CA01 chromosome 14, VMU_Caureus_v.1.0, whole genome shotgun sequence genomic window:
- the LOC144283732 gene encoding UDP-glucuronosyltransferase 2B31-like gives MAEEGRDFRRSSASPRMSMKWISVLLLLQLSCYFSSGSCGKVLVWPTEYSHWINVKTILDELVQRGHEVTVLTSSASILVDPNKLSAIKFEIYSAHLSRGDFEALFIKLLNIWIYDMPKDSFWTYFSVMQEIFWEFYECAEKLCKDVVLNKKLMTKLQESKFDVILADAVGPCGELLAELLKIPLVYSLRFSAGYAFEKHSGGLPLPPSYVPVILSELTDQMTFMERVKNMLYVLYFDFWFQTINEKSWDQFYSEVLGRPTTLYELMRKADIWLIRTYWDFEYPHPLLPHFDFVGGLHCKPAKSLPTEMEEFVQSSGENGIVVFSLGSMVNNMTEERANVIASALAQIPQKVLWRFDGKKPDTLGPNTRLYKWIPQNDLLGHPKTKAFITHGGTNGIYEAIYHGIPMVGIPLFADQADNIVHMKAKGAAIRLDFSTMSSADLLDALRTVINDPSYKENAMKLSRIHHDQPIKPLDRAVFWIEYVMRHQGAKHLRPASHDLTWFQYHSLDVIGFLLACVATAIFVTTQCCLFCCRKVAKTGKKIKKE, from the exons ATGGCAGAAGAAGGCAGGGATTTCAGAAGAAGCAGCGCATCCCCCAGGATGTCTATGAAATGGATTTCAGTGCTTCTGCTGCTACAGCTGAGCTGTTACTTTAGCTCTGGGAGTTGCGGGAAGGTGCTGGTGTGGCCCACGGAATACAGCCACTGGATCAATGTAAAGACAATCCTGGATGAACTTGTCCAGAGGGGTCATGAAGTGACTGTTCTGACATCGTCAGCTTCCATTCTTGTTGATCCGAACAAATTATCTGCTATTAAATTTGAGATTTATTCTGCACATTTATCTAGAGGTGATTTTGAGGCTTTGTTCATAAAACTGCTCAACATTTGGATATATGATATGCCAAAAGATTCATTTTGGACATATTTTTCAGTAATGCAAGAAATTTTTTGGGAATTTTATGAATGTGCTGAGAAGCTCTGTAAAGATGTAGTTTTGAACAAGAAACTCATGACAAAACTACAAGAATCAAAGTTCGATGTCATTCTTGCAGACGCTGTCGGACCCTGCGGTGAGCTGCTGGCTGAGCTCCTTAAAATACCTTTAGTGTACAGTCTCCGTTTCTCTGCAGGCTACGCATTTGAGAAACACAGTGGAGgacttcctctccctccatcctaCGTACCTGTTATTCTGTCAGAATTAACTGATCAAATGACATTCATGGAGAGAGTAAAAAATATGCTGTATGTGCTTTATTTTGACTTTTGGTTCCAAACAATAAATGAGAAGAGTTGGGATCAGTTTTACAGCGAAGTACTAG gAAGACCCACTACACTATATGAGTTAATGAGGAAAGCTGATATATGGCTCATTCGAACCTACTGGGATTTTGAATATCCTCACCCACTCCTACCACATTTTGACTTTGTTGGAGGCCTCCACTGCAAACCCGCCAAATCCCTGCCTACG GAAATGGAAGAGTTTGTCCAGAGCTCTGGAGAAAACGGTATTGTGGTGTTTTCTCTAGGGTCAATGGTCAATAACATGACAGAGGAAAGAGCCAATGTGATCGCATCAGCCCTTGCCCAGATTCCACAAAAG gttCTATGGAGATTTGATGGCAAGAAACCAGACACCTTAGGGCCAAATACTCGGCTGTATAAGTGGATTCCCCAGAATGACCTTCTTG GTCATCCGAAAACCAAAGCCTTTATAACCCATGGTGGAACCAACGGCATCTATGAGGCGATCTACCACGGGATCCCCATGGTGGGCATTCCCTTGTTTGCCGATCAAGCTGATAACATTGTTCACATGAAAGCTAAGGGAGCAGCTATCAGACTGGACTTCAGCACAATGTCTAGTGCAGACTTGCTCGATGCATTGAGGACGGTCATTAATGACCCTTC GTACAAAGAGAATGCTATGAAGTTATCAAGAATTCACCACGATCAGCCTATAAAGCCCCTGGACCGGGCAGTCTTCTGGATCGAGTATGTCATGCGCCACCAAGGAGCCAAGCACCTGCGGCCAGCCTCCCATGACCTCACCTGGTTCCAGTACCACTCCTTGGATGTGATTGGGTTTCTGCTGGCCTGTGTGGCAACTGCTATATTTGTCACCACACAATGTTGTCTGTTTTGTTGTCGGAAGGTCGCAAAAACTGGGAAGAAGATAAAAAAGGAGTAG